In Euwallacea fornicatus isolate EFF26 chromosome 31, ASM4011564v1, whole genome shotgun sequence, the following proteins share a genomic window:
- the LOC136348090 gene encoding serine protease inhibitor 42Dd-like produces the protein MQLTQIYLILTTFMMLSHCNEMETLKAFATGNWQFTARLYNEILKDKPNQNFIFSPFSIEAILALIAAGAKNDTLLEFASALDLPAQETTEEALENFFNLLNQQSDDYQFSSANKLFVNNDFQILDSFKKRAIENFDADIENVDFAEEVEAAQKINRWVQERTNNKIRDIVTPDDMDISIKLFPVNALHFKGTWEKIFSYVNKGTFYITKTNTKEVDMMHREDGFGYYESPTLKAKFLELPYYNSNITMTIVLPDEIEGLAALEKDTYPFLKPQNLEDEHVSVTLPSFLVESKYDLRPILERLGLKTVFSHRADLSGISSEPLEVSAVIQKAFINVTKFGTEAAAVTYASKPMSRIKWSTPAKEFLVNHPFIYYIKFQDVLLFSGRISHF, from the exons ATGCAACTGACGCAAATATACCTAATTTTGACCACTTTTATGATGTTGAGTCACTGCAACGAAATGGAGACGCTGAAGGCGTTTGCCACTGGAAATTGGCAATTTACGGCCCGATTGTATAAT GAAATTCTCAAGGATAAGCCCAACCAAAACTTCATATTCAGCCCTTTTTCCATCGAAGCAATCTTGGCTTTGATCGCGGCTGGTGCTAAAAATGACACTCTTCTAGAGTTCGCTTCCGCCCTTGATTTGCCCGCCCAGGAAACGACTGAAGAAGCCCTtga aaatttctttaatttattaaaccaaCAATCCGATGACTACCAGTTTTCCTCAGCCAATAAATTGTTCGTGAATAACGATTTCCAAATTCTGGACAGTTTCAAAAAGCGAGCCATCGAAAATTTCGACGCCGATATCGAAAATGTTGACTTCGCTGAG GAGGTCGAAGCAGCTCAAAAAATTAACCGATGGGTGCAAGAGCGCACCAACAACAAAATCAGGGACATAGTCACTCCTGATGATATGGATATTTCTATCAAATTGTTCCCAGTTAACGCTTTACATTTCAAGG gcacttgggagaaaatattttcgtatgTCAACAAGGGGACTTTCTATATAACCAAAACAAACACTAAAGAAGTTGATATGATGCATAGAGAAGACGGATTTGGGTACTACGAATCTCCAACGCTTAAAGCCAAATTCTTGGAGCTGCCATACTATAATAGCAATATTACAATGACCATCGTCCTTCCCGACGAAATCGAGGGGCTTGCAGCCCTAGAAAAAGACACATATCCCTTTCTTAAACCCCAAAACTTGGAGGACGAACACGTGTCTGTAACTCTGCCTTCTTTTCTTGTTGAGAGCAAGTATGACTTGAGGCCCATCTTAGAAAGA TTGGGATTGAAAACGGTGTTCAGCCATAGGGCGGATCTTAGTGGGATTTCTAGTGAACCTTTGGAGGTGTCTGCAGTGATCCAGAAGGCTTTCATCAACGTAACCAAGTTTGGAACTGAAGCTGCAGCTGTAACTTACG cCTCCAAACCTATGTCGCGCATAAAATGGAGTACACCTGCTAAAGAATTCTTAGTGAATCATCCCTTCATTTACTACATCAAGTTTCAGGATGTTTTGCTGTTTTCTGGAAGGATTTCGCATTTTTAA